A region from the Acidobacteriota bacterium genome encodes:
- a CDS encoding ParA family protein encodes MYVTTFYSFKGGVGRTMALVNTAVELVRRGRRVLAVDFDLEAPGLDTFGVLRPADDVPGVIDFVGEYLVSKRAPNVERYISEAPGFGAGAGQLWIMPSGAQRATYAADFSRIDWGALYEQHDGYLLFEDLKEQWKQVVRPDYVLIDSRTGHTDTGGICTRQLPDAVAILFFPNDQNLRGLSKVVHDIRAESRESRTSPIDLHFVMSNVPDLDDEDRILEAKIDAFREQLDFRRGPLVVHRYDSLSLLNQVVFTKDRPRSRLAKEYCDLVSEIVSRNLADRDGALDYVGRASRSWRQRGVAYERPDVMDRKLGEIERVHARDGEVLFALGAFLEEYRRRSETVGSLFDRAIAAGHEPPQAYLKRAYFRADRGDAAGAGEDALRVLHSDDVPPPLVREAISLVAPGGLRAVAESVAVVALSLDDRIWIASTLEETPDEIGVAVSILEPILEDRELGEQQRDRARSVLALRHIGLGKCKTAAKLLRDRERGVADMDVQDAFNYGMAVWGATEEIASEPFTKVVELDREDDSPSDEHPNYLQCLAIANWVAGDRSKALELVRRAREAVGESRGPTFSCWRYRRVPAREFLEDLDEIEALINGDASRKPYFMTEAPAS; translated from the coding sequence GTGTACGTCACGACCTTCTATTCGTTCAAGGGTGGGGTCGGGCGCACAATGGCGCTCGTCAACACGGCGGTTGAACTGGTTCGCAGGGGGCGCCGCGTACTCGCCGTCGATTTTGACCTCGAAGCGCCCGGCCTCGACACGTTCGGCGTTCTGCGTCCGGCGGACGACGTTCCGGGGGTCATCGACTTCGTCGGTGAGTACCTGGTCTCCAAGCGGGCTCCGAACGTTGAGCGATACATCAGCGAAGCACCCGGCTTCGGCGCCGGCGCCGGCCAACTGTGGATCATGCCGTCCGGCGCGCAACGGGCGACGTACGCCGCGGATTTCAGCCGGATCGACTGGGGGGCGCTGTACGAGCAGCATGACGGCTACTTGTTGTTCGAAGATCTCAAGGAACAGTGGAAACAGGTCGTAAGACCCGACTACGTGCTCATCGATTCCCGTACCGGCCATACGGATACCGGCGGCATTTGTACCCGCCAGCTTCCCGATGCGGTGGCGATCCTGTTCTTCCCGAACGATCAGAACCTGCGCGGGCTGTCGAAGGTCGTGCATGACATCCGGGCCGAGTCTCGCGAGTCGCGCACGTCACCTATCGACCTGCATTTCGTGATGTCCAACGTTCCTGATCTGGACGACGAGGACAGAATTCTCGAGGCGAAGATCGATGCGTTCAGGGAGCAGCTGGACTTCCGGCGCGGTCCGCTGGTCGTGCACCGCTACGACAGCCTTTCGCTGCTGAACCAAGTCGTGTTCACGAAGGACCGGCCGAGGAGTCGCCTCGCAAAGGAGTACTGCGATCTCGTCAGCGAGATCGTCAGCCGCAACCTGGCGGATCGCGATGGGGCACTGGACTACGTCGGGCGCGCGAGCAGAAGCTGGCGCCAGCGTGGCGTCGCGTACGAGCGTCCTGACGTCATGGACAGGAAGCTGGGGGAGATCGAGAGAGTACATGCACGCGATGGGGAGGTGCTGTTCGCTCTGGGAGCCTTCCTGGAGGAGTACCGGCGCCGATCGGAAACCGTGGGATCGCTTTTCGACCGCGCGATCGCCGCCGGCCATGAGCCGCCGCAGGCGTATCTGAAGCGGGCGTACTTCAGGGCCGACCGCGGAGATGCCGCGGGGGCGGGCGAGGATGCACTGCGCGTTCTGCATTCCGATGACGTGCCGCCTCCGCTCGTTCGGGAGGCCATATCCCTGGTGGCTCCGGGCGGGTTGCGAGCCGTTGCGGAGTCTGTTGCCGTCGTGGCCCTGAGTCTCGACGACAGGATCTGGATCGCGAGCACGCTTGAAGAGACGCCGGATGAAATCGGTGTCGCGGTGTCCATCCTGGAGCCGATTCTCGAGGATCGGGAGCTCGGGGAGCAGCAACGTGATAGGGCGCGTTCTGTCCTTGCTCTGCGCCATATCGGGCTCGGGAAGTGCAAGACGGCGGCAAAACTGCTCCGCGACCGGGAACGCGGCGTCGCAGATATGGATGTACAGGATGCGTTCAATTACGGGATGGCGGTGTGGGGTGCGACCGAAGAGATCGCCAGCGAGCCGTTCACAAAGGTAGTCGAACTCGATCGGGAGGACGATTCGCCGTCCGACGAGCATCCCAACTATCTGCAGTGCCTCGCGATTGCCAACTGGGTGGCCGGCGACAGGTCGAAGGCGCTTGAACTGGTACGGCGGGCCCGTGAAGCAGTTGGTGAATCGAGAGGGCCGACATTCAGTTGCTGGCGTTACCGGAGGGTGCCCGCCCGCGAGTTCCTGGAAGACCTCGACGAGATCGAGGCCCTGATCAACGGCGATGCTTCCCGCAAGCCGTACTTCATGACGGAAGCGCCCGCTAGCTGA
- a CDS encoding helix-turn-helix domain-containing protein, which produces MHERTPVDESVAALSAIDSKPGRETPQDQACFECDGPAGTVWRDHTFIHGVGASAVEVTARIPVRVCRSCGFEFLDHEAETLQHEAICQHLGVLAPKEVRGIRALHGMSRVAFAKVTGLGEATLNRWENGLLIQNRANDRYLRLLASPGNVQALQHMEDAGASETSETVGASRFRMLDASAARRRRRTPFRLVA; this is translated from the coding sequence ATGCATGAAAGAACACCGGTTGACGAGTCCGTCGCCGCGCTGTCCGCCATCGATTCGAAGCCGGGCAGGGAGACGCCGCAGGATCAGGCGTGCTTCGAGTGCGACGGGCCGGCGGGCACCGTGTGGCGCGACCACACGTTCATCCACGGCGTGGGCGCATCCGCTGTCGAGGTGACGGCCAGGATCCCGGTTCGCGTCTGCCGATCGTGCGGTTTCGAGTTCCTCGATCACGAGGCCGAGACGCTGCAGCACGAGGCCATATGCCAGCATCTGGGCGTTCTGGCGCCCAAGGAGGTCCGCGGCATCCGTGCTCTGCATGGCATGTCGCGCGTCGCGTTCGCGAAGGTGACCGGGCTCGGCGAAGCGACGTTGAACCGCTGGGAGAACGGGTTGCTGATTCAGAACCGGGCCAACGATCGCTATCTTCGCCTGCTGGCGTCGCCCGGCAACGTACAGGCGCTGCAACACATGGAAGATGCAGGAGCGTCGGAGACGTCCGAGACCGTCGGCGCATCTCGTTTCCGGATGCTCGACGCGTCCGCGGCGCGGCGTCGCAGGCGGACCCCTTTCCGGCTCGTAGCCTGA